CGGCGCCTGCGCCTGCGGCGGCAGCTCGACCGGCAGCGTGAAACTGCTGTTCTTGTAGTGCAGACTCTTGCGCCACTTGGCCTGCACCACGGGATGGCTGAAAAAGGCGCCCATGCCCAGTCCCGGCGGCAGGCTATTGCCATCGAGATGCTTGGCCACGCCCTCGCGGAAGCGCTTGTCCGACTCGCTGCGCACCGATAGGCCCACCGCGCGTTCGAAGCCGGCACGGTCGCCCGGGTCCCAGTCCTTGGCGACATTGACGCCGCGCTTGCGCACGTCCTTGCGGATATCGGACCAGTAGGCGGGCGGCACGTTGTCGGGATCGACGCCGCGCTTGCGCAGGCGCGCCAGGTAATCGGTCCAGGCCTTGTCCTGGCGCGCACCGATGCCGCCCAGGCTGTCCTGGTACGCGTTCGATGCCGAGACATAGTGATCGTTGTAGGTCTCGATCAGGGCTTCGCGCGACGTCAGAAAATGGTTGTAGCTGGCGCTCTCGCCACCGTGCAGCTGGTCGGCCATGGCGCGCAGGATCAGCGGCTTTTGCGCCTGCAGTACCTGGTCGAGTTCGTGCGTGGACAGCGCCAGCAGCGGGAACACGGCCAGGAAGCTCTTGCCGTCGGGCGCGCGCAGTTGCTCGGGCGTGAGCGGCAGTTCGTCGAGCAGCACCTTGTTGCTCACCAAGGCGCCTTGCAAGGCCACCAGGTTGGTCGCCAGGAAGCGCTGTTCGGCGCTGGAGCGCTCGACGATGCCGTCCACCAGCTTCTGTTCGCCGCGATACACCACGGTGGCGACGACAATGGTCAGCACCAGCAGCGCCAGCGCGGTGAGCAAGTAATTCCAGCGCTTGTGGGCGGCCCGCTTGAGCACCCACGGCCAGAACATCAGCGCCAGTGCAATCCCGGACAGGCTGCGGCCGATTTCCTCGATGGCTTCGACCGCCTCGTGGTCGGGCATGCCGCCCACCACGTCGAGCAGGCGCGAGTTGAAGCCGCACTCCACCAGCAGATAGACGCCGGTGACCAGCGCCATGATCCAGACCCACGGCGCGCGCGGCTGCGGGCCGAACAACGCAAAACGCCGGCTTGGCGCATCGGTCTTGGTCATTGCGTGGCGCCTTCGCCGTTACTGTTGCGCAAAATGATGCGGGTGGGCGGCACTACCGTGGCGCTGCTGGCGTCCGGCAGGCGCGCATAGCTGCCGCTGTCCACGCGTTTGAGCGTGCCAGCCGGGGCGCTGGCGCGCGGCGCTGGCGTCGAGGCAGCACGGGCCGGTGCCGGTCCCTGCGCAGGCGACGATGCCGAGGCGGCGCTGTCGCGTGGCGCGGTGCTGCTGGTACCGGCGCCGGAGCCGGCGCGGCTGGCGGCGCCATCGGCCGTTTCAAAGCGCATGCCTGCTGCCGGCCTGGTGTTCGCCGCCGGTCCGGTCGCACCTGTCGTGGCGGCGCCAGGCGCAGCGGCGCCCGACGCCGAGTCGCCGCGCTGGAAGCCGCCCTCGATGGCGCCAGCACCGTTGCGCGGCAGGTTGGCGGTGGCGTTGTCGCTGCCCGGTGCGCGCGGCAGCGGTCCGCTCACCAGCTGGCCGTTCGACCAGGCCCAGGCCACCGGGTTGGGGACCGACTGCTGCTGCGCCACCCAGCTCTGGGCGTCGGCGCTGAAGGACAGCGGCATGCTGCAGCGGCCGGCGATATCGTTGATGTTCCACATGCCGACTTCATAGCCGCTCAGCTGGTACAGCCGGTAGGCGTAGGGGCAGTGGGCAGTCGGCACGTGGACCAGGATCAGGTCGTGCGCGGGAAACCGTACCGCATCGCCGATGCGCACCGTGGACAACTGGCCCAGGTCAATCAGTTTCATGCGGTCGTAGAGTTTGATTTGCACCTGGTTCTGCTGGGTGCGGCGCAGCACGCCACGCGCCGTGCCCAGCTGGAATTCCTGCAGCGTGGAGGCGGTCAGCTCGTCGACGTCGATGCCGAATTTGAAGTTGTTGCCCTGGCGGTTGACCGCACAGGCGCTGAGCAGCAGCGCGGCAACGACAGGAAGCGCGTACAGCGCGCGGTAGGACTTGAGCATAGGTAGAACCAGTAACGTGGTGGGCGCCGCCGGCTCCCCGCGCATGCAGCAGGGGGCCGGCGGCTGGCGGAGTTTAGATCTCGGCGAGCAGTTCGTTGCTTGGGCTATACAGGCGCACTTTCATCACCTGCAGCTTGACGCGCCGGTTGCTCGGGTCGGCATCTTGCGCAAAACCGTAGACTTCCATGCGCAGCTGGGCGTACTTGCTCAGGTAACCTTCGATGGCGCGGGCCTTGGTTTCGTCCGGCACCGGCAGGTTGGCGAAGTCGGTGGCGTTGCTCTGGCCCAGCGTGTACTGGCTGTTGTCGTGGAAGTAGGTATAGCGGTCGTTGCTGGTCATGTCCTTGATGGTGAAGGTCTTCTTCTCGAAATTATAACGTTCCAGCAACGCGCCGTCGCGGCTTTCGAGGATGACGTAGCGGCCGGCCTTGGCGCGTTCGATTTCCTGGTCGATGCGCGGTTGCAGCGCTTTCAGGATGTCCTTGCGCTGGAAGCCGTCGCTGGTGCGGCTGTACTCGGCCGAGTAAATCTGCGCCACGTCTTCGTATGGCACCGGCAGGCTCGACATGCCGTAGTAGAGGAACATCACCTGGTGGCCGCTGTCGATCTTGCGGTAGCTGGTCAGCGGGGTGGCCTTGTCGCCCTGCGGCAGGGTGCTGGCCACGGCCTGTTGCACCGCTTTCGGATTTTGCAGGTCTTGCAGGCTGGGCTTTGGCGCCGCGGCGTCGGCTGCCGGGGCGGCGGTGTCGGCCGGTTTGCTGCAGGCGGCCAGGTCGGCCAGCAGGGCGGTGTTGCAGAGGATCAGGGTAGCGTTGCGAAGCATGCGGTTCATGAGGGTTCCTTGAGGTGAAAGGTCAAATAAATGTTGTGGTCGTGTCGATCAGCGTGCGGCCAGAACTTTCTGGATGCCGCGCCAGGCCAGGTACAGCGCCACGATCAGGGCGATGTAGCTGCCGTAGCCGACCGAAAAGGCGGCCAGCGCCTGTTTCATCATGGCGCCGGCAAAGTCGCCCATCTGGCTGCCGCCGAAGCCACGCATGCTTTCGCTGGCGGCGCTGGTCAGGTTGCGGATTTTCAGGTAAATGCCCAGCCCGGTCAGCACCAGGAAGGCCAGCGGCGCGAACAGGCCGAACGCCGCACGCTTGTCGGCCACGAACACGTGGGCCAGCGGGGCAATCATGGCGACCACGCACAGGAAGCCGTACAGGCCGCTGCTACCGCTACCGCCTTGCATCATGCCTTCGAGGCTGGAACTGACATTGGCCAGGCGCAGCAGGTCGAACATCGTCAGGTTTTGCACGATGCTGGCGCTGATGTTGATCGACACGGCCGGCAGCCAGATCCAGGCGATGGCCAGCAGGGCGACTGCGATCAGCAGCGGTTTGCCGACCTGGTCCACGCGCACCATCAGTTTCGGCAGATACTCGTCCTTCAGGTCGTTCATGCCGTCCTTCATCTTGTCCAGTTTTTCCTTGGCCAGCACCGACTCCGGCACCGGCGTTACCGCCAGTACCTGGCCGCTTGCGTCGAGCGCGACATCGACGTGGGTGTTGACCGTCGGCGCGCTGGTCGGGCTGCGCCAATGCTGTTCGAGCGTGAACGTCAACTGGCGGCTGTCCACGACCACCAGGCCGGGGCCGGCGTTGGTGTCGCGCAGGATCACGCCGCGCGCGTTGGCGGCTGCGGCTGCTTGCGATGGTGCCGGGGCCGGGGCAGGGGCCGGAGCTGGCGTCGGCAGCGGGATGACCGGCGCGGCGGCGCTGGTCAGATCGGGCGTCACGGCAGCGGCGGTTTTCAGCGGCGTGCCGCAATCTTCGCAAAAGCGCGATTCGGGAGCGGCGGATTTACCGCAGGCACCGCAAAAGACTGGAACAGCAGACATGGACATACTCCTCGTTTTGAATTTCCTGGATGGAAGTTGGGTTTGTTCAGCGGGACGCCAGCGCCACGATGGCGCCGTCGCGTGGCAGCAGTGCGACCTTGCCGCCTCTGAAGACTTGCAGCGCGCCTTCGTTGGTGCTGGCCATGGCGCCGTTCAGGTACAACTGGGTGCGCAGCTTGTACACGCCTTCGGGCGCGCCTTCCGGCAGGCGCAGCGTGAAGCTGTTGTCGAACTCGCCGCTACCGCCCTTGTCGTTGACGATTTTTTCGCCGCGCTTGAATTCTTCGCCGTCCGGACCGTAGGCGATCAGCACCTCTTTCACTTCACGCACCGGCTCGCCGGTGCCGGACACGGCGCGGATCGTCGATTGCACCTTGATCGGTTCCATGGTCCGGGCCACGCCCTGCGGCGTGACGGCGGTGGTGTAGGCGACGATCTTGGCTTTCGGCGGCAAGGCGTTGCGGTTGGCGGTGCGGTAAGTCTTTTCCACGTCGGCGGACGAGCTGGTCTGGCGGCTGGCCACTTCGACCACGGCGCACGCAGCCAGGCCCACGGCTGCGCCCTTGAGCGCGCCTTTTTTGCCGCCGAGCAGGCCGCCCAGCACGGCGCCGCCGAGCGCCATCGAACCGCAGCGGATGGCGGTGGTGTTGTTGTCGGAGGTTGGCTGGTTACCGCCGCCAGGACCGCCGGGACCGTTGGGCGCGGCGCAACCGGTCAGCGCGGCAATCAGGCAGGCGCTGGCGGCAAGGGTAGTTTTTTTCATGGTGTGACCTTTCGCGATTATTCGATGGAACTGCCGGATTTCAATGCTTCGGATTGCTTGGTCTTGGCTTTGGCCAGCGTGGCCTTGGCGGCGCCGCTGGCGGGATCGAGATCGAGCGCGGCTTCGGCGGTGGCGATGGCCTTGTCGAACTGGCGCAGCGCGATGAAGTTTTCAGCTTTGTCGAGCATGGCGCTGATCTTGCCGCTGAGCGGGTTGCTTGCCGGCGCCGCCGGTGCGCGGTCCACGCGCGGGGCTGCGACCGGTGGCGTGGCTTTGGGGCTGGCTGGTACCGCCTTTGGTGCCGGTGCTGTTGCGGGCGCTGGTGCTGCGGTAGGTGCTTGCGTTGCTGCCGGGGCCGGGGCGGGAGACTTTGCCGGGGTACGAGCCGTAGCCGGAACCGGAGCAGGAGCAGGAGCAGGAGCAGGTGCAGGTGCAGGTGCAGGTGCCTCGGGCGCGATCGCTGCTGGCGCTGTATCGACCACCGGCGTTGCCGGTGCTTCGGATGCCGGTGCTCCAGCCCCCGGTTTGCCGGCCGCCGGAGCGCCGGCCGCCGGAGCGCCGGCAGCCGGTTCGCCGGCCGCCTCTGTCAGCGGCGCTGGTACCGGCGCTGCGGATTTGGACGACTGCCAGAAGTAGGCGCCACCGCCGGCAAGCGCAACGACCGCAGTTGCGGCAGCGGCGATCAGCGCCCACTTGCGGGCCGGCGGCTCGGTTGAGACAGGCGCAGACCGCGGCGGCGATGATGGCGGCGCTTCGGGCGTGGCGATCGTCGATGCCGGGACAAGGACCGGATCAGGCAGTGGCTCAGGTTGCGCCAGCGTTTCCGGTTCGGTCGCCGGTTCCGGCACAGGCACAGGCCCGGTTGCCGGGGCCGGAGCAGCTTCCTCCACCGGAGTCGTCAATACTTCAGGCTCGGACAAGAGCGTTGGCACCGGCTCTGGTACCGGCGCAGGAACCGGTTCAGGCTCAGCCACTGGTTCATGCTCGACAACCGGCGCAGGCTCACGCTCAGCGACGAGCTCAGGAACCTGTACTGGCTCAGGCAGAGGTTCAATCACAGGAACGGATTCCAGTACCGGCTCAGGCACCGGATCAGTCACCGCCACCGCCTCGGGAACCGGCTCGGACAAAGGTGCCGCCACCGCTACTGCGGCTGGAAGCGCAGCCGGTTTGCCGCAATTGCGGCAGAATTTGGCCGCAGGAGCCAGTGGCGCACCGCACTCGCACCGGGTGCTGCTCGAAGCTGGCGTCAGACCGGTGCCGCACCCTTTGCAAAATTTCGCATGTGCAGCATTAATGGTCTGGCAATTCGTGCAAATCGTCATTTGATTACCATTCCCTAAAGAAATTGTATAAAATACACCTGAATCTTACAAGTAACATTTCCCAATTGCAAATAATAATATTGTGAAGTGGAAAATATGCCGCGTAGCAGCGTAAAATTTTGAGGCTCGTTTTTTGGCGTCCTTTCCAGCTCTATCGCAGCGGTTCCGGATTCGGTTCACATTATTTTTCGCAATTTTTTCAGCCGTTTTGAACACGCCTCTTTATGCATAATCTGCCGCGCGCGGAAGTCAGAAATTTATTGAACCGGATCGCCAACCGCGACGATCAAGCATCGAGAAGGCTGTACAGCGTGTATCAGCCGCAATTGTTTGCCTATGTGCGCTACCGGGTCTGGAGCGACATGAGCGCGGAGGAAATCACGATGGATAGTCTTTTTATCGCCTTTGGCAAGCCAGCCGCCTACAACGGCCTGTCGGAGTTTTCCACCTGGCTGTGCGGTATCGCCAACAACCGCATCCGGCAATGGCGGCGCGACATGGCCACCGAACTGGAAACGGAAGAACTGACCGCCGCGATCGCCGACAAACACGGCAACCTCGACTGGAACGTGCTGACCGGGATCGAGCAGGACGAAGCCACACAGGCGATCCTGCTGTGCATCGACAAGCTGCCCGCCAGCCAGCGCGAAGCGATCTACCGTACCGCCGTGGAAGAGGAGGGACTGGCCGAGGCCAGCCGCGACATGGAAGTG
This is a stretch of genomic DNA from Duganella zoogloeoides. It encodes these proteins:
- a CDS encoding RNA polymerase sigma factor — protein: MNRIANRDDQASRRLYSVYQPQLFAYVRYRVWSDMSAEEITMDSLFIAFGKPAAYNGLSEFSTWLCGIANNRIRQWRRDMATELETEELTAAIADKHGNLDWNVLTGIEQDEATQAILLCIDKLPASQREAIYRTAVEEEGLAEASRDMEVPEGTLKSRLFHARQRIRDCLARAFGPDYLGGNRG
- a CDS encoding zinc ribbon domain-containing protein, encoding MSAVPVFCGACGKSAAPESRFCEDCGTPLKTAAAVTPDLTSAAAPVIPLPTPAPAPAPAPAPSQAAAAANARGVILRDTNAGPGLVVVDSRQLTFTLEQHWRSPTSAPTVNTHVDVALDASGQVLAVTPVPESVLAKEKLDKMKDGMNDLKDEYLPKLMVRVDQVGKPLLIAVALLAIAWIWLPAVSINISASIVQNLTMFDLLRLANVSSSLEGMMQGGSGSSGLYGFLCVVAMIAPLAHVFVADKRAAFGLFAPLAFLVLTGLGIYLKIRNLTSAASESMRGFGGSQMGDFAGAMMKQALAAFSVGYGSYIALIVALYLAWRGIQKVLAAR